In one Pseudodesulfovibrio tunisiensis genomic region, the following are encoded:
- the traI gene encoding TraI/MobA(P) family conjugative relaxase gives MISRKIQCKPENDDYGRLARYIADASHKGEKCLMAWTAGCWAGDDFALAIQEVEDTQDLNLRTTKEKTYHLIISFRPEDEAKLTPERFREIEKEFAKALGFEEHQRHCGVHKNTANIHMHVAYNMIHPERLTRHEPFRDYYKRDQVCRQLEKQFGLIIDNGRDPDGPPRHDNDKARTYEAHSGQQSFDGYVQERRDKLAHKLKLARAWQELHEILADQGMEIALRGNGCVIRNRFGKQQVKASALGREFSKARLEKRFGTFREARGLEDVPARSRYDSKPLHRAPERGQLYQEYRTSIDEKKQQYEAFRHQENSDLADIRTEWKRKQREIRNRPDLVWKDKKALISQAKVQSLKQEEALRVRKDKQRKQLRDETPYHNWIGFLKHKAETGDKVAMAILRSKNVEVRERDVTTPVQHLQGCKFRVDNQGNVLYTLTNGGMIKDMGKELFFSRANEQAAAVAEQLAWRKFGKNFEMEGNVVRRETDRNKTRGLGR, from the coding sequence ATGATCAGCCGCAAGATTCAGTGCAAGCCGGAAAACGACGATTACGGTCGTCTGGCCAGATACATCGCCGATGCCAGTCACAAGGGCGAGAAATGCCTCATGGCGTGGACGGCAGGCTGCTGGGCCGGCGACGACTTTGCACTGGCCATTCAGGAGGTGGAGGACACGCAGGATCTGAACCTGCGCACGACCAAGGAAAAGACCTATCACCTCATCATCTCGTTTCGCCCCGAGGACGAGGCCAAACTGACTCCGGAGCGTTTCAGGGAAATCGAAAAGGAATTTGCCAAGGCCCTTGGCTTCGAGGAGCATCAGCGGCATTGCGGCGTGCATAAAAACACGGCCAACATTCACATGCATGTTGCCTACAACATGATTCATCCGGAACGCCTCACCCGACACGAGCCGTTCCGCGACTATTACAAACGCGATCAGGTGTGCCGGCAGCTGGAAAAGCAATTCGGCCTCATCATCGACAATGGCCGGGATCCGGACGGTCCGCCTCGTCATGACAACGACAAGGCCAGAACCTATGAGGCGCATTCCGGGCAGCAGTCCTTTGACGGCTATGTTCAGGAACGCCGGGACAAACTGGCCCACAAGCTCAAACTGGCCAGAGCATGGCAGGAGCTTCACGAAATTCTGGCGGATCAGGGGATGGAGATTGCCCTTCGTGGCAACGGATGCGTGATCAGGAACCGATTCGGCAAGCAACAAGTCAAGGCCAGCGCCTTGGGCCGCGAGTTTTCCAAGGCCCGTCTTGAAAAGCGATTCGGAACATTCCGTGAGGCGCGGGGGCTGGAGGATGTTCCTGCCCGCAGCCGTTACGACTCCAAGCCCTTGCACCGTGCTCCGGAGCGAGGTCAGCTGTATCAGGAATATCGGACCAGCATTGACGAGAAAAAACAGCAGTACGAGGCTTTCCGCCATCAGGAGAACTCGGACCTGGCCGACATCCGAACGGAATGGAAGCGAAAACAGCGTGAGATCCGCAACAGGCCCGATCTTGTCTGGAAGGACAAGAAGGCGCTCATCTCTCAAGCCAAGGTCCAAAGCCTGAAGCAGGAGGAAGCCCTGCGCGTTCGAAAGGACAAGCAGCGCAAGCAGCTCCGCGACGAAACGCCCTACCACAACTGGATCGGCTTTCTGAAGCACAAGGCCGAGACCGGCGACAAGGTAGCCATGGCCATCCTGCGTTCAAAGAACGTGGAAGTTCGGGAGAGGGATGTCACCACTCCGGTTCAGCATCTTCAGGGCTGCAAGTTCCGCGTGGATAACCAGGGCAACGTGCTCTACACCCTCACCAACGGCGGCATGATCAAGGACATGGGCAAGGAGCTGTTCTTCAGCCGCGCCAACGAACAAGCCGCAGCCGTTGCCGAACAACTGGCCTGGCGGAAGTTTGGCAAGAATTTCGAGATGGAAGGGAATGTGGTGAGGCGGGAGACCGATAGGAACAAGACCCGAGGATTGGGACGGTAG
- a CDS encoding plasmid mobilization protein produces MPSRKTAMKVYVSDEEHQRIIDKAGLCGLSVSTFAKRVCLGYQIRSREDRQARRDLLTVNADLGRLGGLLKMWLTNEDEHEFDVRELLWRIEDRQREIKRVVARI; encoded by the coding sequence ATGCCAAGCAGAAAGACGGCCATGAAGGTTTACGTCTCGGACGAGGAGCATCAGCGCATCATCGACAAGGCCGGGCTGTGCGGCCTGTCCGTGTCCACCTTCGCCAAGCGCGTGTGCCTCGGCTACCAGATCCGGAGCCGGGAGGACCGGCAGGCCCGACGGGATCTGCTCACGGTCAATGCTGACCTTGGCCGACTTGGCGGACTGCTCAAGATGTGGCTCACCAACGAGGATGAGCATGAATTCGATGTCCGCGAGCTGCTTTGGCGCATCGAGGATCGGCAACGGGAAATCAAGCGAGTGGTCGCACGCATATGA
- a CDS encoding LexA family protein, protein MEYGRVEVLGRAVGDEAETQRVPLYLSRVSAGFPSPADDYVESALDLNEYLISNPAATFMVRVSGDSMTGAGIQDGDVLVVDRSQDARPGKIVVAVLDGELTVKRLRKRNGKYVLVPENPAYSPIEVEMEQELFVWGVVTGVVRRF, encoded by the coding sequence ATGGAATACGGACGAGTGGAAGTGCTTGGCCGGGCTGTCGGCGATGAGGCCGAAACGCAGCGCGTTCCCCTGTACCTTTCCCGAGTTTCAGCGGGATTTCCGTCCCCTGCGGATGACTATGTGGAAAGCGCATTGGATTTGAACGAGTATTTGATCAGCAATCCGGCAGCGACATTCATGGTCCGGGTAAGCGGCGATTCCATGACCGGGGCGGGCATTCAGGACGGAGATGTGCTGGTTGTGGATCGTTCGCAGGATGCGCGGCCGGGCAAGATCGTGGTTGCGGTTCTGGATGGCGAGCTCACGGTGAAGCGTCTCCGGAAGCGCAATGGCAAATATGTCCTTGTCCCGGAAAATCCCGCGTACAGCCCGATTGAGGTGGAGATGGAGCAGGAGCTGTTTGTCTGGGGCGTGGTCACGGGCGTTGTACGGAGGTTTTGA
- a CDS encoding Y-family DNA polymerase, whose amino-acid sequence MRPGSSPFYAMVDCNNFYVSCERVFEPSLEGRPVVVLSNNDGCVIARSNEAKALGIGMGEPAFKRKDFFAAHGVRVFSSNYALYGDMSSRVQQTLAQFSPDIEPYSIDECFLRMTETDPDKLLAIARRIRRTVRQWTGIPVCVGLARTKTLAKVANRLAKKRGSSGGAWLLDDPRQIDHELGLLEVGDVWGIGRRNARKLNALGVKTARDLTLRTRDWVREKLTVCGLRTMMELQGIPCIEFEDEPPTAKSITCSRSFGTRITRLESLEEALCAYVQRAAAKLRARHLQAGAVQVFLLTNRFMDDPQFTGSGSLALDTPSAYTPDLQDKALTILRRIYRKGYKYQKVGVLLLDLVPEGQRQLTFADAETSEERGRQRALMRTLDTITSRFGRDSLHFAGQGLGSKEWHMRQENLSRRFSTCWEELLVVG is encoded by the coding sequence ATGCGGCCCGGGAGTTCCCCATTCTACGCAATGGTGGATTGCAACAATTTCTATGTTTCGTGCGAACGCGTCTTTGAACCGTCCCTTGAAGGGCGGCCCGTTGTCGTGCTGTCCAACAATGACGGATGCGTGATTGCCAGATCGAACGAGGCCAAGGCGCTCGGGATCGGCATGGGCGAGCCAGCATTCAAGCGCAAGGATTTTTTTGCCGCGCACGGCGTGCGGGTCTTTTCGTCCAACTATGCGCTGTACGGGGACATGTCCTCGCGCGTGCAGCAGACCCTTGCCCAATTCTCGCCGGACATCGAGCCATATTCCATTGATGAATGCTTTCTGCGCATGACGGAAACCGATCCGGACAAGCTGTTGGCCATTGCGCGAAGAATTCGGCGGACGGTGCGGCAGTGGACCGGAATTCCGGTCTGTGTCGGATTGGCGCGGACCAAGACCTTGGCCAAGGTTGCCAATCGGCTGGCCAAGAAGCGGGGCAGCTCCGGGGGCGCATGGTTGCTGGACGATCCTCGCCAGATCGACCATGAGCTGGGCCTGCTCGAAGTTGGCGATGTGTGGGGAATCGGTCGGCGCAATGCCCGCAAGCTGAACGCCCTGGGCGTGAAGACCGCCCGGGATCTGACGCTTCGAACCCGGGATTGGGTGCGGGAAAAACTGACCGTGTGCGGCTTGCGAACCATGATGGAGCTGCAGGGAATCCCGTGCATCGAATTCGAGGACGAGCCGCCGACAGCGAAAAGCATCACCTGTTCCCGCTCTTTCGGCACGCGGATCACACGTCTGGAAAGCCTTGAGGAAGCCCTGTGCGCCTATGTGCAACGCGCTGCGGCCAAGCTGCGTGCGCGGCATCTTCAGGCCGGAGCCGTTCAGGTCTTTCTGCTGACCAACCGATTCATGGATGATCCGCAGTTCACCGGCAGCGGCAGTCTCGCCCTGGACACCCCCTCGGCATACACGCCCGACCTTCAGGACAAGGCCCTGACCATTCTGCGCAGAATCTACCGCAAGGGCTACAAGTACCAGAAGGTCGGCGTCCTGCTGCTGGATCTCGTTCCGGAAGGGCAACGCCAACTCACCTTTGCCGATGCCGAAACCAGCGAAGAGCGGGGCAGACAACGTGCACTCATGCGAACGCTGGACACCATCACCTCACGCTTCGGCCGAGATTCACTCCACTTCGCCGGGCAAGGCCTCGGCTCCAAGGAATGGCATATGCGGCAGGAGAATCTGTCGCGGAGGTTCTCCACCTGCTGGGAGGAGTTGTTGGTGGTGGGGTGA
- a CDS encoding ABC-three component system middle component 2, whose translation MVMTKTTRPVVFNSPFEAGMRSLVVLNATYPNSIDLHRILQFEYLIVHSADIGGPESLHPPVPLRSGELLVRRGLIESGLQLMLSRGLIDRVLGENGIEYMATDSSEPFIRSLSSPYILKLVGRAEWVAETFMFYSQSEMSALMKMSFDRWTSEFHSIDQSSGLET comes from the coding sequence ATGGTGATGACTAAAACGACTCGTCCGGTAGTGTTCAACAGCCCGTTTGAGGCAGGGATGCGCTCTTTGGTTGTTCTAAATGCAACCTATCCGAACTCGATTGATTTGCACCGAATTCTTCAATTTGAATACTTGATTGTTCATTCTGCCGACATCGGTGGGCCTGAGAGTCTACATCCTCCCGTGCCACTTCGGTCTGGTGAGTTGTTGGTTAGGCGGGGACTAATTGAAAGCGGCTTACAGCTAATGCTGAGCCGGGGGTTAATAGACAGGGTTCTAGGGGAAAATGGAATAGAGTACATGGCTACTGATTCCTCAGAGCCGTTTATCCGTAGTTTGTCCTCCCCGTATATTTTAAAACTGGTCGGTCGCGCTGAGTGGGTCGCGGAGACTTTCATGTTTTACTCTCAGTCTGAGATGTCTGCCTTGATGAAAATGTCGTTTGATCGTTGGACTTCAGAGTTCCATTCAATAGACCAAAGCAGTGGGTTAGAGACATGA
- a CDS encoding ABC-three component system protein has product MLDDDSFKDIKAKAKPGKFSSPEVQSGIPVPATQKVKLFSPDEWEEFTEEWTYSLKGQFDKVQRYGGAGDMGCDVVGFKTKDRVKGPWVNFQCKHYDGPLVPSKSWVEIGKIVYYSFMGEYTPPVAYYFVAPQGVGTTLTKILNAPDKIREGLIEAWDKHCKDKITSTKSIPLVGAFKTYLEEFDYSIFDSLTLAELVEGHAQTPFHATRFGGGLPVRPAVAPPPSSFAKDESRYIQQLMEAYSDAKKVPITEVTQLDKWPSIKRHFNRSREQFYHAESLRNFARDNVPAGTYESLQDEIYQGVVDVCESDHEHGFERVKKTVSKAVDIALTGNALCGRVLVNDRQGVCHQLANEDKLLWVENGDD; this is encoded by the coding sequence ATGCTTGATGACGACAGCTTCAAAGACATCAAAGCCAAAGCAAAGCCCGGTAAGTTTTCATCACCTGAGGTTCAAAGCGGAATTCCTGTACCAGCGACACAAAAAGTGAAGCTATTCTCCCCTGATGAATGGGAAGAGTTCACGGAAGAATGGACATACTCGCTTAAAGGACAATTCGACAAAGTCCAGCGGTATGGCGGGGCTGGTGACATGGGGTGTGATGTCGTTGGTTTCAAGACAAAGGACAGAGTGAAAGGGCCGTGGGTTAACTTTCAGTGCAAGCACTACGATGGTCCGCTTGTGCCTAGTAAGAGTTGGGTAGAGATAGGGAAGATTGTATACTACTCGTTTATGGGTGAGTACACCCCACCTGTCGCTTATTATTTTGTTGCTCCTCAGGGAGTCGGGACAACCCTCACCAAAATTTTGAATGCCCCTGATAAGATTAGGGAAGGTCTCATTGAGGCATGGGACAAGCACTGCAAGGACAAGATAACCTCCACCAAGTCAATCCCTTTAGTTGGTGCTTTCAAGACATATCTTGAAGAGTTTGACTACAGCATCTTTGACAGCTTGACGCTGGCTGAACTGGTAGAGGGCCATGCGCAAACTCCATTTCATGCTACCCGTTTTGGTGGAGGTCTGCCTGTTCGACCAGCCGTGGCACCTCCACCTTCAAGCTTTGCGAAGGATGAGAGCCGATATATCCAACAGCTAATGGAAGCCTACTCCGACGCCAAAAAAGTGCCAATAACAGAGGTCACTCAGCTTGATAAGTGGCCTAGCATCAAGCGGCATTTCAATCGTTCACGTGAACAGTTTTACCATGCAGAGTCTCTGAGAAATTTTGCGAGAGATAATGTGCCTGCCGGAACCTATGAGTCGTTGCAAGATGAGATTTATCAGGGTGTAGTTGATGTTTGTGAATCTGACCATGAACACGGCTTTGAACGGGTGAAAAAAACAGTCTCGAAAGCAGTGGACATTGCCCTTACGGGGAACGCCTTGTGTGGCAGAGTGCTTGTGAATGACAGGCAGGGTGTGTGCCACCAGTTAGCGAATGAAGACAAACTACTGTGGGTAGAGAATGGTGATGACTAA
- a CDS encoding glycosyltransferase family protein, with protein sequence MTRPERMRITDELGLLKSVPADKGQFELHGCPPAKGARTLLLGLGPEPDKLADWFELPSDHVLYVECPEFEKQASPAWAESIPAQFTHLSPEEVTPALLASSCVIRYRPNLRLFPGFWAPLAARLSVALHPPLVRRKSIWLPTRPGDLLGRELSLAFEQAGYAVASPNPEKLERSPGTELAPLLSVTVPALFLSVNFKGLEPWGLGYNLLREAGAEVGIWLVDNPFHLLSSVKSPYWKEAHLFVTDSTFIKPLQDMGARSVHHLPLAASPDLFGAPGQLPDAAQGIGDRLVFVGRSEFPKKEQYFAGLSPDEALLDQAVTMLEHGERPDYHWWSANVPVDRKWPGNDQRKVGVGAEVASFVWKARCLAASGPDTVIFGDDRWARTDGITAQVRPLLDYYAHLPAVYRTARASLNITGMQLPAGLTQRHFDVWCAGGFLLTDANPGLDIFPDELTKPITFMTPAEIPALFAHHAEDTPKRRELQREWQALILRDHTYANRVTAFFFLFLEKGKKNPPPPPPTPGPPPPPGAVPPLGEHCLRKARQGSRVQISSSPPRKSRVYANRVNPFFVTDYKF encoded by the coding sequence ATGACCAGACCCGAGCGCATGCGAATCACGGACGAACTCGGCCTCCTCAAATCCGTTCCGGCGGACAAGGGACAATTCGAGCTGCACGGCTGCCCCCCGGCCAAGGGAGCCAGGACGCTTCTGCTGGGTCTCGGCCCGGAACCGGACAAACTTGCGGACTGGTTCGAGCTGCCGTCCGACCATGTCCTTTATGTGGAGTGCCCGGAATTCGAAAAACAGGCAAGTCCGGCATGGGCCGAATCCATCCCCGCGCAATTCACGCACCTGTCGCCCGAAGAGGTGACTCCGGCCCTGCTCGCATCGTCTTGCGTGATCCGCTACCGTCCCAACCTGCGTCTTTTTCCGGGCTTCTGGGCACCGCTCGCGGCCCGGCTTTCCGTGGCTCTGCATCCGCCGCTGGTCAGACGCAAGTCCATATGGCTGCCCACGCGCCCCGGCGACCTCCTTGGCAGAGAACTTTCCCTTGCCTTTGAACAGGCCGGATACGCGGTGGCCTCCCCCAACCCGGAAAAACTGGAACGTTCGCCCGGAACCGAACTTGCTCCACTGCTCAGCGTGACCGTCCCCGCCCTGTTCCTATCCGTGAACTTCAAGGGACTGGAACCGTGGGGACTCGGCTACAACCTGCTGCGCGAGGCCGGAGCCGAGGTCGGCATCTGGCTGGTGGACAATCCGTTTCACCTGCTCTCTTCCGTAAAATCCCCATACTGGAAGGAGGCGCACCTGTTCGTCACGGACAGCACGTTCATCAAGCCGCTTCAGGACATGGGCGCCCGCTCCGTGCACCACCTGCCTCTGGCAGCCAGCCCCGACCTCTTTGGTGCCCCCGGCCAGTTGCCGGACGCGGCACAGGGCATCGGCGACCGGCTCGTCTTTGTCGGGAGATCGGAATTTCCGAAAAAGGAACAGTATTTCGCAGGACTGTCACCGGATGAAGCCCTGCTCGATCAGGCCGTGACCATGCTGGAACACGGCGAGCGGCCCGACTATCACTGGTGGTCGGCAAACGTCCCGGTGGATCGCAAGTGGCCGGGCAATGACCAACGCAAGGTCGGAGTCGGCGCGGAAGTCGCCTCGTTCGTCTGGAAGGCTCGCTGCCTCGCGGCATCCGGGCCGGACACCGTGATATTCGGCGACGACCGCTGGGCCAGAACCGACGGCATCACGGCTCAAGTGCGCCCGCTGCTGGACTATTACGCACATCTTCCGGCCGTCTACCGCACGGCCCGGGCCAGTCTGAACATAACCGGCATGCAGCTCCCGGCCGGGCTGACCCAACGCCATTTCGACGTGTGGTGCGCAGGCGGCTTCCTGCTCACGGATGCGAACCCGGGACTCGACATTTTCCCGGATGAGCTGACAAAACCGATCACATTCATGACTCCGGCCGAAATCCCGGCCCTGTTCGCGCACCACGCCGAGGACACCCCGAAACGCCGCGAACTGCAACGCGAATGGCAGGCCCTGATCCTTCGCGACCACACATACGCAAACCGCGTTACCGCGTTTTTTTTTCTTTTTTTGGAAAAAGGGAAAAAAAACCCCCCCCCCCCCCCCCCAACCCCGGGCCCCCCCCCCCCCCCCGGGGCCGTACCCCCCCTGGGAGAGCACTGCCTTCGCAAGGCAAGGCAGGGGTCGAGAGTTCAAATCTCTTCGTCTCCACCAAGAAAATCAAGGGTTTACGCAAATCGCGTAAACCCTTTTTTTGTTACTGACTACAAATTCTGA
- a CDS encoding RlmE family RNA methyltransferase, whose amino-acid sequence MKQYRDHYFKRAKKENYPARSVYKLQEMDKRFHLFRKGQNVLDLGAAPGSWTLFAGKKVGAEGRVLGVDIQSTETEFPANITFLQADAFEDSPELLAAMEPLFPFDLVISDMAPKTTGVKFTDQANSLELCERAFEVATRRLVKGGHFVVKIFEGPDTKAYIDGVRPYFSKVKVFKPKSSRAESKETFILGLGFKGVEG is encoded by the coding sequence ATGAAACAGTACCGCGATCATTACTTCAAACGGGCGAAAAAGGAAAACTATCCGGCCCGTTCCGTCTACAAGCTACAGGAGATGGACAAACGTTTCCATCTTTTCCGCAAGGGCCAGAACGTGCTCGATCTGGGCGCGGCTCCGGGCTCATGGACCCTGTTCGCAGGCAAGAAGGTCGGCGCGGAAGGCCGGGTGCTGGGCGTGGACATCCAGTCCACGGAAACCGAATTCCCGGCGAACATCACGTTTTTGCAGGCCGATGCATTCGAGGATTCCCCGGAGCTGCTGGCCGCCATGGAACCGTTGTTCCCCTTTGACCTCGTCATCAGCGACATGGCCCCCAAGACCACGGGCGTGAAGTTCACGGATCAGGCCAACTCTCTGGAACTCTGCGAACGCGCTTTCGAGGTCGCCACCCGGCGGCTGGTCAAGGGCGGGCATTTCGTGGTCAAGATATTTGAAGGTCCGGACACAAAGGCCTACATTGACGGGGTGCGTCCGTATTTCAGCAAGGTCAAGGTGTTCAAGCCCAAGAGTTCCCGCGCGGAAAGCAAGGAGACCTTCATTCTCGGGCTTGGCTTTAAGGGAGTTGAGGGGTAA
- a CDS encoding YebC/PmpR family DNA-binding transcriptional regulator yields MAGHSKWANIQHRKGRQDAKKAKFFTKAAKDIILAAKAGGGNPEDNSTLRLAIQKAKAVNLPKDKIENAIKKGTGELAGGDIAEVMYEGYGPNGVALLIDAATDNKNRTVAEIRHILNKNNGSMGEAGSVAWMFNKKGVFIFSKENATEDALMEVGLEAGAEDIIDDGDSFTVQTALGDFMVVKEAFDAAEMVYESAEVSQVPDTMLEVDKDTGLKVIRLMDALEDNEDVQKVYVNADFPDDVFDDLD; encoded by the coding sequence ATGGCTGGACACAGTAAATGGGCGAACATTCAGCACAGGAAGGGGCGTCAGGACGCCAAGAAGGCGAAATTCTTCACCAAGGCCGCCAAGGACATCATTCTTGCGGCCAAGGCTGGCGGCGGCAACCCCGAAGACAACTCCACCCTGCGTCTGGCCATCCAGAAGGCCAAGGCCGTGAACCTGCCCAAGGACAAGATCGAGAACGCCATCAAGAAGGGTACCGGCGAACTGGCTGGCGGCGACATCGCGGAAGTGATGTACGAGGGCTATGGCCCGAACGGCGTGGCCCTGCTCATTGATGCCGCCACGGACAACAAGAACCGTACCGTTGCTGAAATCCGTCACATTCTGAACAAGAACAACGGCAGCATGGGCGAAGCCGGTTCCGTTGCCTGGATGTTCAACAAGAAGGGCGTGTTCATTTTCTCCAAGGAAAACGCCACTGAAGATGCACTGATGGAAGTTGGGCTGGAGGCCGGTGCCGAAGACATCATCGACGACGGCGACAGCTTCACCGTACAGACCGCGCTTGGCGATTTCATGGTCGTGAAGGAAGCGTTCGACGCTGCGGAAATGGTCTACGAGTCCGCCGAGGTTTCCCAGGTCCCTGACACCATGCTGGAAGTGGACAAGGATACCGGCCTCAAGGTCATCAGGCTCATGGACGCTCTGGAAGACAACGAAGACGTGCAGAAGGTCTACGTGAACGCGGACTTTCCCGACGACGTCTTCGACGATCTCGACTAG